GCCCTGAAGAAACTGTAAAGACATTACTCTAATGCTGATGTCATAGTCATGAGGGACTAAGTTAATCAAATAGGTGTGTGCACATTTGGATATTGTGACATTATTACTACACTGAGTAGTGACTGAGCTACAGACAGCACAGTGATGATCACAGGAGGGAGGCAGGGGCTCGACATTTATATTCACTGCCAAATGTACATGATTTGTATTGACGGTTTTATTTCTTGTTCTCTGTCTTATTTATATCTCAGCACGCCGTGGGACTGGTGGAGCACACTCCCAGGCATGTTCGGGATTGTGTACGGAAGTGGTCAGCAGGTTGTAAGGTCAGAGGGTAAAGGCTATCCCTCTTTCGATTTAGAATACACACAGCCATCTTGGATCTAACGAAGAGAAGGGAAATTGATGCGGTGAGGGTATTTTTACTTAGTTTTCGTCATATTGAAACGTTTCTGAAACAATTTGAACCCCCTCAGCACGAGCCATTTATCTCACTGTTTTCCTCCGTTTCGACACGGAGCGGGTGGTTAGCCTTTAGCTCCAGCAGATTGtcgctgttgctgctgctgcaaacgGAGCGTAAACTAAACCGAGCAAACGGACAGCTGGTTGTGGATATATAGATGTAGAGAGGGCCTGTACGGCTGCCTGATACTGGCTGCTTCTTTGTAACTAAGTCAGAGTGTCTTGAAGTAGAAAGGATTCGGTGTGTTGTCCTTGTAAAGGTAGCCCGCTCGCAAACTGACGTTAAGCTAACTATGCTAACACCGAGTGATTACAGGTAgcctgctaacgttagctacagCAGTGTTGGCTAATTAGCCTGTTAGCACTGCTCCTGTTCATCTTCCCAACAGTGTGAAATTAGGTAACTACTCTGAGATTGAAATACTATTAACCACACAAGGTTGTCAAGAAGCAAGTTACCGGTTAGCTCTGCTGTCAcctgatttatttattacatactgaagaaaaaatgaatagTTTATTTTGTTATGGAAGTTCAACATCTTTCCATATGCGTGTGCACCGTTAtaaaccagacacacactcttcaaaactttattttcacaACTCCACGATGCCAAATATGTCACAGTGAATTACAAAGAATTGTGACAAGTTGATGCATCCATAATTTTCCATCTGGTTTGAAGGTGCACCCATAGAAAATAACTGTGCTTTAAGAGTTATAGTTTTAGGTTTGTGTAGTGTGGGTAAAGTTTTAAGTGGGAGCAAACGGATGCAGACTAAATGCATTGCAATGCCATCAGATATTAAAAAGTTCTAAAAGTAGTTGAAGACACTATAGGTGAAACTTGTGTAGTTTTATAGGAGATGTTGGCAACATAGGGGTTGAGGGGAAATCTCTGTATTTAAAGTTGAAATGTGATGGCCACTGTGAAACTGAGTTTGGGTTAGTCTTGTTCTTGATCTCTTGCCTGCCTTCTTTCTCCTGCACATCTTTAACAgcatctctgttttctcttcaggtGACAAAAGGCATGTTTGGTGCTAGAAAGAAATTTGTAGAGTTCGTTGAGGTAGTCGATAACGACTTTACTGATGAAAGCATGTACTACAACCAGCCGTCGATGTTCCCACATCGGTCGGATAAAGATGTGAGTTTTGTCCCCATATCTGCACACTTTGTGTCATTTCTTGGCTTAGCGTGAGGGGAGGCATTTAACTGTTATCTTGCTCCGTCCTCTcctcaaatgttttctttcagatGCTGTCCTCTCCCTCACCATCGTCATCAGGTCAGCTGTCGCAGCTTGGTGCAAGTTTGTATGGTCCACAAAGTGAGTGAAttgttttctcacagtcaatCACAACATATGtagcatatttaaaaaattttttttttttttttttggttttacatttttagtattttacttttaaagctAATAATGTAAGCTATTCTTTAGATGAATTCTCACTAGTAAATCCAGAGTTACTAAAAGTTTGAAAGAcatttcccaaatatttgttttggcaaagagcagaagaaacttctctgtgtttcctgacagtatttgtttatcttcctgtttttcttcttctgtctttctccagGTGCACTGGGTTTCTCGGTAAGGGGCATGGGGAACAATACGCCTCAGTTAAACCGAAATCTAACACAAGGCACGCAGCTACCAAGTCATATCACTCCCACAACAGGAGTCCCCACCATGTCCCTTCATACCCCTCCATCAcccagcaggtgtgtgtgaaggtgttaGCCACTTGTTTCTGAGTTTTCAGACACAGTTTGAACACACTTTTGTCTGGTTTATAACAGTGTATAATACCTGGAAATAGAGTTGCCGTTGCCTTGAATTGAGCAAAAACTGAACCAGACCTCATTGTGGTTTAATAGGGGGACATTGCCGATGAACTCGAGGAACATGCTGAACCACTCTCAGGTCGGTCAAGGCATTGGGATGAGCGGGAGGACCAATAGTATGGGCAGCTCGGGGCTGGGCAGCCCCAATCGTAGCTCACCCAGTATCATCTGTATGCCCAAACAGCAGCCAGCACGCCAGCCCTTCACCATAAACAGGTAGACAGACCCAAGTCTTTGTTCTACATTTTAAGGAAAGTTAATATTTGGAAGTTTGGcctaatatttttgttttggttttctcctctctttctgtagCATGTCAGGATTTGGTATGAACCGCAATCAGGCGTTCGGGATGAACAACTCATTATCAAGCAACATCTTCAATGGCACAGGTTAGACTGTTTAACCTGGGTAGGTTAATCTAAGGTTCATTAATGTCGAGTTTTATTTAATACCCCTGAAATGTATCTGTgcttatatacagtattaagaaatagacagcagtctgattAAAAGCCACAGTGAGAAGTAAATTTCATAAACACCACTTGTTGCACAATGTTTTATTAtacttcatcattttaaattaaGTCTTTAAGTAAGATCTCccattgtttttctcttcactttccATCACCGAAATCATATTCTGTCatgaataaaacagtgaataatATTTTCTTAAGCTAGAAGCACAACGACTAATAAATGTGTGGCAGCATTAACTGATTTGGCTCTTCTGTAAATTTTCAGTAAGTAAAAATGTAAGTAAAGTAAGAAACAGACAGTGAGTTACTGCAGAACAAATTATTACTTGGGGAAGGGCTATCCTTTTATTCATGTACAGTGCATTAAAATTACATCATCAAGTTCATAATTGCCACACTATTGCACAGATAAATTGTGTTGAAGGTGACATTGCAACTACCTAACATTCCTGTCGTTGCAGATGGGAGTGAAAATGTAACGGGACTGGATCTGTCAGACTTCCCTGCGTTAGCAGACAGGAGTCGGAGAGATGGGACTGGAAACCCAACACCGGTGCTCAACCCATTGGCTGGAAGGGCTCCTTATGGTAGGCCATTAGGCTGGagaaagtgttttatttttacacgCATTAGCGTCACACAGGAGGTGTCCCTAGGAGAGGAAATGACTATCAGCTTCTTGGGTTAATAATCCTAGTCAAGGCTTTGTTTCAGTGCACATCTGAGTCCATAGAAAGATGAATTGTAGAcgtcatttaaaaatattacttaatacaacaaatataatttatgcttcactgtgttcatcatcaccatcatcaagtTGGCATGGTGACAAAGCCATCAACTGAACAGACACAGGATTTCTCCATCCATAATGAGGACTTCCCTGCACTGCCTGGCCCCAACTACAAGGACCCTACGTTGAACAACGACGACAGCAAAACTGTAAGTGTGAGCCACTGCTGACTTTGCACCACACGCTGACAGGGTGTGATCGAAGAGAATTACTAATCATCAAGTTTTATTTCCCTGCGTTtaaaactgtttctcttttttctagAACTTGAACTCCACAAGCAAGAGCACATCCAGTGCAGATGGGCCCAAGTTCCCCGGAGACAAGACAGCCTCAGCACAGAACAACAACCAGAAGAAAGGGATCCAGGTGTTGCCCGATGGTGAGACCTCTCAGCCAATCGTATCGCTCCAATTCCTCTGAGACATCCCTTCTTAATCGCACAACTTGGGTGAGGCAGTTGGGCTCTCTACCCTTGATTTAGTGTTAGATAATTATTGGATAGGCTACAGTGAGGAAACCAAAAGAATATGTTAACTGTGATACAGACCATCATCACCTTTCCTTTGGCTTGTCTGTGACCATcacttgttaaaaaaataattggcTTGGTTTGCTCTCCAATGGGTGCACAAAGTGTGGTTTAGAAATATGGAGGTAATGTATTGACGCAAAGTATTAACTGTAGATCACAGCGCAGTCTCAGCAGTTTGTTGAACTGTGAGTTTATTGTGCCGCTGCAGGTCGGGTGACGAACATTCCCTCAGGAATGGTGACGGACCAATTTGGCATGATTGGCCTGCTGACGTTTATCCGGGCGGCAGAGACTGATCCCGGGATGGTCCATCTGGCGTTAGGGAGTGACCTCACAACACTGGGACTCAACTTAAACTCACCAGAGTAAGACAACTGTTCTAGTCTATTTACTGTTTCGTTAAGGTTAGAGGTTAAACACCCAGTCCAACAATGTTGGAGACATGTATTATAGTCATAACTTGTCAGTGCCCAGACAACTTAACCCTCCTTTTTATTAGCATTCTGTTTTATGGTATGAATTGTCTGTTGGACTCATTGTAATGCAAATAAGTGCAAATTCTCTGCTGTGTATATTAATAACAGCAAGAACTTACTGCAACTTTATTCTCTGACAGAAACTTGTACCCCAAATTCGCCTCTCCTTGGGCCTCAGCACCTTGTCGACCTCAAGATATTGGTAAGACCTTAACGTGACGTGTGTGGGGAGAGGGCAATTATTTAATCCTTTTGGGTCAGAGCCAGtctgaacacatttttataatgaCGGACAGGAAGCACGTGGAGTGAGAGAAGTTGTTAGGAACCAGGTGAAGCCTCCTCACCTAGCTGCACACTTCCTGTTGTGTGTCATGTCACTGTAAACcaataaatatcacaataatTTCATTATAAAGTCTAATTTGAAAACATTAGCACTGGCACTCATTTTGTACTCAAGTCCAGATACAGACAGAATCATAATTAGGTTTAGGTCTGATACTCCTAATACTGGCATCAGTTTGCTTTGTTAGTAGCTTGTAGTCAATGCCAAGAGGGGATGTATTCAATGAGCAATGAGAGTTGTACATTGACATGTGGAAATATGATGAGTGGTGATCATTTCTACTTTTGTGGAGACGTACAGTAATCAACATCTCCATTAATGTAGCATAACTCCTTGTGATTTTGTCATTTGCTTGTTAGTGCAACTCAATAAAATCTATTTGATTAGTAGGCAGCTGGCTGTTGGCAGAAATGCGTGTTATTATGTAACCAGCTCCTCTCTGGTGACTGTGTGTTGGTAAAACCATTGTATTGATTTTCATGGTATGAACAAGCATGAAAAGGCTTCTAATAATAGTCTGGTGAAGTGACATATGTTGTAGTCCCTCTTTTGAAACCTGCAAACTTACAcccttttttgcctttttagaCTTCCATGTTCCCTCTGAGTACTTAACCAATATCCACATAAGGGACAAGGTAATTATGAGCTACGGAAAAGTGGTTGCAGTCCTCAGTTTGCACATATGGGAACAAAACTAATTCTTTTCATTGTTTGCTACTTTGACTCTAGTTGGCTGCAATCAAACTGGCTCGATACGGTGAAGACCTGTTGTTCTACCTGTACTACATGAATGGTGGAGACCTGCTACAGCTTTTGGCAGCAGTAGAGCTGTGAGTACTGAAACCTGCTGAGTGTTGATTGCTGCAGCAATATTGTCTGTCTGTACtctacacagacagacaatatTGCTGCAATAACTGCTGTCGTTCAAGTTTAATTTCCAAGACATTTTTGACAGGCCATTTAGAGTTCTGCTAATAGTCATGTAAACATGTGGCAGGCTCTCAGCAGCTCTTCCCTCTTTAGATGAGAAACTTTGATTCATGTGGTATTTGAGGTTCATTGGGTGGACATGTCATGATGGACGCAGTTCAATCGCTGGGtttcttccccttttttcttAGTCCTCTTTCGTAACTTCACTCTGCAGCTTTAACCGGGACTGGAGGTACCACAAAGAAGAGCGGGTTTGGATAACAAGGGCGCCTGGCATGGAGCCTACACTGAAGACGAACACCTATGAGAGGGGCACCTACTACTTTTTTGATTGTCTTAACTGGAGGAAAGTAGCCAAGGTAAGAGTTTGTCTTTCCGCTGCTTCTTTCCCCTCTTGTTCTTCTGGCGAAATGCGAATGCGACAGTTTGGCTGACTTTCATTGCGGATTAGAGCTCCTCAAATCATGTTAAACTGATCTGTGTCTGCATCTCTAAGGAATTTCATCTGGAGTATGACAAGCTGGAAGAGAGGCCTCACGTGCCAACAACGTTCAACTACAATCCAGCCCAGCAGGCCTTCTAAGGCCCGACCAGTCCAAAGGCCGCAGTCGTTCCTGCACACAACACTGTTGTCCAGGAGGGGCGCTGTGGTTCACACAGCTTGGTTTTTATTCCTTGAGGATTTGGCTATTTGACTGCGGGGGTCATCGCCACCATCAAAACTGCCCTGCCTTTCCAAAATTACATGCTGCCCAAAACACCACCAACACTTGTTCTGCTTTTATTCTTTAagttcctcctgttttttttttttgttttttttttccatttttttgtcttgtttcgAGCAGGGTCTGTGTTATGTTTACGTCTCTGAATCTGAAGCCTGTTTTCTCCCAGAAAGGAGGACTGACCTTGTGGCACAGGACAGTGACAAAACAAGGGTTACTCCTCGTATTTACAAGTGTTAAGAACAGAAAAAAGCGGGGAAAGCAAAGTTGACTTCATCAGATGCAAGTGAAAGGGTGAAAGAAATGCAATGTTTATTGTTGCACTATATTTAGTaataaaagaacacaaaatttgtttgtgcttttttatGTGAACACTCCCtgataatcttttttttcccccttctccattttttttgtttcgGGTCGGGGTGGGGTTCACCCAACTTTTCCACATGCATCCCTTTTCATCTCACCTTTTTTTGCCCTTCCTTCCATTTACATTGATTCCTTCATTCTCTGTATTTGCACCACCAAATTGTTTTCTGTCTCGtactctttctccctctgtccgTCTTTCTGTGAGTTCTGTGCCAGTTGAACTTGGGACACAAATCTGGGAGACTACTTTGGTGTCTACAAATGTGGACAAATCCTCGCAGAGGCTAAACAGCTACACAGCGTTGCTccagagcaaacaaaaacactttccaGTCTTTGTTACAATTTTGTAAgaaatgtgtacattttttgtttctttgcatcACATAAATTAGTATATGTATGTACGAATGTGTATATATGattgctatatatatatatatgtatgtatatatatatatatgacatcTATTTTGGAAGAAATTTTGCCCTGCCTTGTACCTCGTTTTTATGAGGTGAGCATGGATGCAATATGTGGACGTAACAGGACATTTCTGGATCTGCTGGACAGGGTGTCACATGGCACTGTGGGCACTTACAGCAAAATCATACAAAATTAAATCGTCATTTAAGGAAAGGCCTGATTCtcagccaaaacaaaaacaaaacaagaaaaactaaacatgGAGATCATCCCCCCCAAGTTTCGAGTCCAAAGCAAAAGAAGGGATGTATTTCAATTCAAGCTGTTTGAACagcagtgaacagcagcatTTCATAGGAAACGGAAAACTGACAatttgaggagaaaaaaaaatccagaccAATCTTGTATTTTCTGAAGTGAAAAGcttcttttctttgtattaAAGCAGAAAAGGCTTTCCtgaaccagtgtgtgtgtgtgttgtttggtgCTCTTTTTAAGAGTCAGGGATCCCGTCTGAAGTTCAGCCTTTTTCCTAGAGTCAGTTTTACTTTTGATGTGCAAGTTTGCAGACAAATCTGTACATTGTTACTAAAGAGGATGTTCACATGACATTCATACCTTTTGCAGCGTCTTAACTCTTCAGTATGAACTCACGATCGAGAGACAATAAATTCTATTCAAAGAGCAAGTTTTAATAGTCTTCAAAGACTTTACAGAACTTTCTCCTCAAGCACGTTAATTCATGGAATGTAATTCGGACCAGATTGTGGCCTCATTTTCACATGTTCCACATGTTGCTATGATACAAAATTgcaaaattaaatgtaatgatACACCTCTAGTGCTGCAGAGAAATATTGAAACTTTAGTGCTATGCAACACTTGCAGATCAAGAATCTGGGGCGTTTGgatgtatttttttctaaacGAATTAGGTGATCAAAACATAATCCACAGTTTAGAAAGGCACGTACACACCTTAGTTCATACAATGTATAaaatggacaaaacaaaaattagcAGTAGACAAATATGGCACCCAAACAAAAGATTATACACTGAAAACATTCTCTAGAGTCCTCAATAGTGTGCTATAGCCgacagagctgctgttaaaGGCCACGAACAATCATGTTATCACAACTAGTACACTGGACATTAACAAAGATGTAGCAATAAAACAGCACTAAAAtcaaaaaacatgcaaattagTCAATGATTGAACTCATCTCTGATCAGCAGAGGACACACCAACAGCTGAGGCTTCTACTGTAGAAAAATAATCCAGTCCTTGTAGACTGAGTGTAAGAGTATCAAAAGGCTGTGTGGTAAAGGAAAGGATCCACTTTTACCATACGCTTGTTACACCACCTCACCTTTCAAACAGTGCTTGCTAGTGTAAATGCTACAAATTCAAACAGAATTTATTTGAAGCTGACAGATACTTGAAAGCCATGGGATGTTACATTAATGTTTCtgtaaaatggaaacaaaacaaagatacTTCCTGCCGTAGCAATTTAAGACAACATTCATTCTCTAATGAAGATAATCACTTCGGTGTCCATCTATTATACGCTGTTTTATCCAGTTTCAAGTCTTGTatccctgaaacacacacacatttcagtgcaGTCTAAGGCTTGAGATCTTCTCTTCACACTTCTTTTTCTGGCCGGGTGCTCATTTTACAATCCAACACGAGAATACTGTCTGCTGGTTTCACTTGGAGGCAGGGTCAGTCGGGGTGGAGCCGTCTGACGCACCTCCTGCTTTGGCAGCTTCTTCTGGAGGGGGAAAAATGTTAAAGTTGCTAGTGAGATAAAAGGAGGATGAAGGCACAGACCCCATCATTCATTAATCATGATACTGTCTTTTTAGTCATTTATCTATCATGAAAAATCATCTACAAAAACCCTATGTAACAGGGCGCTTGTGTCAGTAGTTGTACATAATTAAAGACTCCATTAATCATCACAACATCTAACCTTTATCCTTCTTCTCCTGAGTCTCCTCGGCTGCAGTCTTGTCCGCTCTGAAGAAGATCCTGGCGCTGCTTAAGGAGAAGTGGAGCAGCTCGAACTCCTGCAATGACAGGAAGAGTTGAACGTCAAACATCATCTacatcctccacacacactcacaacactCAAGATCACCATAGAAGATTCTAAATTGAGGGCCTCGTTGCAATGTGACTCCACATTCAAAAGGCAGATGACTGATTTCTTGACATGCAGCCTGCTTTTCCCAGGACTGATGTGAAAACTGACGGTGAAGTGCACTGAAGAGACTGAAAAGCTGCAGAATGTACCTGCAGGTAGATGTCCAGCCTCTTCTGGGTGAGGTTCATAGTCTGCAGCAATTTTTCATCCTGACTGGCAGACTGGACGTTTTGCTCCTTCACCACTGCATTCATCTCTTTCTTGTACTTATCTCTGACGGCCTGGAACCAGTGCAGAGAGTCGAACTCCAGATACTGGTCCAGTAGCTTCAGGATGTACGCCACGCCTGAGAAAGAGAGGTAGAGCGGTggggaaacagaaagaggagagtaAGTCAAGACAAGAGGCAGACAAGCGTAAGGATGCGTTAAACATGATCTATCGCTTTTGCCCACTTACCCATAGCAAAACCATCATCTGTAAAAGCGGctccacttttgtttttcttgttgagtTTCTCTTTGCAGCTGATGGAGTGCTCCACGAAATTCACAGTCTACATGAGATGTTTATTGTGTGTTAATAACTAAAAGAGCAGAACAGTGAAGGAGAAGGATTAAAAACATAGTAGAGAACACAAATGAAAAGTCTGAACTCTGACCAGTGGGGGTACAATCATGTAGAAGTTCCTCAGGTGCATATTCTTGGCACTGCGAAACTCCGGTGCAAACACTGCCACCAGCATCTTGAAGTACTCCGTCCCCTCTGCAGAGTTACTGGTCAGATCTCCCAACACTGAATCTAGGACACTGGGAGTGACACACAATGTTTTACACTGTATGAACAACAGGTAATGTTTTTCTCATATGTGTCTAGCTGTGGTGCCACCTACAGGGTGTAAAAGTGGAAATACAGTTAAATCTTATTTAACCCTTGTCTGTGTCCATAATATTGGACCAACACTGAATCCCATAGTTTAACATCCACTGGAGCTGACTGTGGACTTCAATAactctccttcttctcctcgGAAATCACAATAACCTAAAggcaacattaaaataaaggcAAGTAACATTCTAGAGCCAGAAAAGTATAGGAAAAATTTCGCCTACCTGGCAGCTCTCTGAGTCTCCTCTGACAgtccctcctccttcaccagCTCCTCAAAGTTGACAATATCCTCCAGGTCAGGAACAAACCTAGACAtgacacagacataaaaacgctgcagtgaaatatgtcagaaaacatttcagtggcCACAAATTCAGGGCTTTAAATAGATAAACAAATTTACATCTAGATACATCAACACATCCACTTTATTTTTGAAGGTTTCTCAGAAGTTTTTTGGCCTTTCAATAACCATCTTTTCTACCTGATAGCACTGCTGCAACAGTGGAGGCCTCCAGAGCGGATCATACGCACATAGCCCATGGCGTTACCTGGAAGAGAGCAGGGTAGAATAGGTGTTGGCTTACATTTTGCAGTTGAATTTCAGAGATTATACACAACAAGAGTTCAACTGGGTTTATGTGCGTTTCTCACCAATCTGGCTGATGAGCTGTCTGAACTGGTCCAGGTAGCTCTGTCCGTCAGGAGTGATGCCCAGCTTTCTGATGCCACGGTTAAACTTCTCTGCTCGCTCAAATGGAtactgcagcaaaaacacaaaaaactacagCTGAACAACAGCTGGGAGGGAGCTATGTTTTTGTGCCTGGTGATGTGATAACACAGAATGTTTTAGAATGGAAACTTCAGGGGATTATTACAAGAATATTATCCAGCTGACTGATTGCAAGAGCAGAAGATCTAGAAAAGCCCCTGCTCCAGAGACTGGATTTACTGAAAGTCTGTTAATATGACAACTTAACCTGTTCAGTGGCAGGTTAATCACTGTTCATGGGCTACTCAACCATGTGAccagattaaaataaaatctttctgcAATATTCACCATCTGCCCATTTTACTCTGTTGTGTTAACAGGTttgataaaatgaataattctgGAGAGAAActgagtctttttttcttaccttcTGATCAGACTGGTCCTTTGTTTCTCTGAAGAAGCGGATGTCCTTGATGA
Above is a window of Lates calcarifer isolate ASB-BC8 linkage group LG10, TLL_Latcal_v3, whole genome shotgun sequence DNA encoding:
- the cnot2 gene encoding CCR4-NOT transcription complex subunit 2; the protein is MFGARKKFVEFVEVVDNDFTDESMYYNQPSMFPHRSDKDMLSSPSPSSSGQLSQLGASLYGPQSALGFSVRGMGNNTPQLNRNLTQGTQLPSHITPTTGVPTMSLHTPPSPSRGTLPMNSRNMLNHSQVGQGIGMSGRTNSMGSSGLGSPNRSSPSIICMPKQQPARQPFTINSMSGFGMNRNQAFGMNNSLSSNIFNGTDGSENVTGLDLSDFPALADRSRRDGTGNPTPVLNPLAGRAPYVGMVTKPSTEQTQDFSIHNEDFPALPGPNYKDPTLNNDDSKTNLNSTSKSTSSADGPKFPGDKTASAQNNNQKKGIQVLPDGRVTNIPSGMVTDQFGMIGLLTFIRAAETDPGMVHLALGSDLTTLGLNLNSPENLYPKFASPWASAPCRPQDIDFHVPSEYLTNIHIRDKLAAIKLARYGEDLLFYLYYMNGGDLLQLLAAVELFNRDWRYHKEERVWITRAPGMEPTLKTNTYERGTYYFFDCLNWRKVAKEFHLEYDKLEERPHVPTTFNYNPAQQAF